In Hamadaea flava, a genomic segment contains:
- a CDS encoding sensor histidine kinase, with amino-acid sequence MAMRVTLLVLVAVLTLLATRDPKQLVWVGLLALATAAVPASDRWPIVGTLGRFAEVLVIGVGATAIALAAVDAGTVTGGFGAGAILPYLAVPLTAATLNNRSVEAATLLAVTAGTLVVAGLVTDLDGRPLLASSGYVIVCAQWLVLVALGTVTTGALQRAVLARREPQPYVEATRLLTQLRTVARQLPGATLDPGGIAEHLLDEARTVAKSDRSAVLTASGGGRLMVLSQAGLAQDGSEQHDWETMLDTDTGIAEAWASQLPHVATRSQVRGAPRDIDVTALLIPLVAGVRTVGVLVLERDDAGGFASPAIARIRHAAEQAALRLEAALLFDEVRSLATNEERQRLAREIHDGVAQELVIIGYGVDNALASLPEEAAETAEELRSLREEITRVVTELRLSLFELRSQVDRHGNLTSAIAEFARIVGASAGLRVHLSLDDSPGRLPSAIEAELLRIAQEAITNARKHAGASNLWVTCSVDPPNAHIEVSDDGQGIADQRVDGRYGLAIMAERAERIRGRLEIRPRHPHGTTVAVVLGPAGRRDSV; translated from the coding sequence ATGGCGATGCGGGTCACCTTGCTGGTTCTGGTGGCGGTCCTGACCCTGCTCGCCACCCGGGATCCCAAGCAACTGGTCTGGGTCGGCCTGCTCGCCCTGGCCACCGCCGCCGTCCCGGCGAGCGACCGCTGGCCCATCGTCGGAACCTTGGGCCGGTTCGCCGAGGTGCTCGTCATCGGCGTCGGCGCGACCGCGATCGCGCTGGCCGCGGTCGACGCGGGAACGGTCACGGGCGGCTTCGGCGCGGGCGCGATATTGCCGTACCTGGCCGTTCCGTTGACCGCGGCGACGCTGAACAACCGCTCGGTCGAGGCGGCGACGCTGCTCGCCGTGACGGCCGGGACCCTCGTGGTCGCCGGCTTGGTGACCGACCTGGACGGCCGGCCGCTGCTGGCCTCGTCCGGCTACGTCATCGTCTGCGCGCAGTGGCTCGTCCTGGTCGCCCTCGGCACGGTCACCACGGGCGCCCTCCAGCGAGCCGTGCTGGCCCGCCGCGAACCGCAGCCCTATGTGGAGGCGACTCGGCTGCTCACCCAGCTCCGGACGGTCGCCCGGCAGCTTCCCGGTGCGACCCTCGACCCGGGTGGCATCGCCGAGCACCTGCTGGACGAGGCGCGTACGGTCGCCAAGTCCGACCGGTCGGCCGTGCTGACCGCCAGCGGCGGCGGCCGGCTGATGGTGCTGTCCCAGGCCGGGCTCGCCCAGGACGGCAGCGAGCAGCACGACTGGGAGACGATGCTCGACACCGACACCGGGATCGCCGAGGCGTGGGCCAGCCAGCTCCCGCACGTCGCGACCCGGTCCCAGGTACGCGGCGCGCCCCGGGACATCGACGTCACCGCCCTGCTGATCCCCCTGGTCGCGGGCGTACGCACGGTCGGCGTGCTCGTACTGGAACGCGACGACGCGGGCGGCTTCGCCTCCCCGGCGATCGCGCGCATCCGGCACGCGGCCGAGCAGGCGGCGCTCCGGCTCGAAGCGGCGCTGCTGTTCGACGAAGTACGCTCCCTGGCCACCAACGAGGAGCGGCAGCGCCTGGCCCGGGAGATCCACGACGGGGTGGCCCAGGAACTGGTGATCATCGGTTACGGCGTGGACAACGCGTTGGCCAGCCTGCCGGAGGAGGCCGCCGAGACGGCCGAGGAGCTGCGCTCGCTCCGGGAGGAGATCACGCGGGTCGTCACCGAGCTGCGGCTGAGCCTGTTCGAGCTGCGCAGCCAGGTGGACCGGCACGGCAACCTGACCTCGGCGATCGCCGAGTTCGCCCGGATAGTCGGCGCTTCGGCCGGGCTCCGGGTGCACCTGTCCTTGGACGACTCGCCCGGCCGGCTCCCCTCGGCCATCGAGGCGGAGTTGCTGCGCATCGCGCAGGAGGCCATCACCAACGCCCGGAAGCACGCCGGCGCCAGCAATCTGTGGGTCACGTGCTCGGTCGACCCCCCGAACGCCCATATTGAAGTGTCGGACGACGGACAGGGAATCGCTGACCAGCGGGTTGACGGACGGTACGGTCTTGCGATCATGGCAGAGAGAGCGGAACGTATCCGTGGCAGGCTGGAGATCCGGCCCCGTCACCCCCATGGCACAACGGTCGCGGTGGTGTTGGGTCCGGCCGGTCGGCGCGATAGCGTGTGA
- a CDS encoding AMP-dependent synthetase/ligase, translating into MREMAVPAVVTIGDGDSLTDPVWSNADRHPEAVQFLLDDRQVTCAQFRDEVVALARGLIAAGVGPGDRVGLMSRTRYEWTLTDYAIWAVGGVTVPIYETSSPEQVRWILADSGAVACVTESAAHSETVREAAPLLTEVWQIDAGALTEVTTRGSAVEPGAVDERRAGIRADDTATIIYTSGTTGRPKGCVLSHRNMLADIGNAVPELSVLFHEGSTTLLFLPLAHAFARLLQIGAVSARVQTAFAPDVKNLVADLARVRPTFVLAVPRVFEKVYNSARQKAHGDGKGRIFDAAEATAIAYSRAMETGGPGLGLKLKHALFDRLVYGKLRAALGGRCTAAISGGAPLGERLGHFYRGIGLLVLEGYGLTETSPAITFNREGAQKIGTVGRPLPGVTVRIAEDGEILAKGDIIFREYFNNPAATAEAITDSWFHTGDLGELDDEGYLRITGRKKEILVTAGGKNVAPAVLEDRVRAHPLVSQCVVVGDQKPFIAALVTLDEESLPDWLAGQGRVAETLDDLRDDPAVRAAIQSAVDDANKAVSKAEAIRVFRILPRDFTEATGELTPSMKVKRAVVMKEYADEIDAIYLR; encoded by the coding sequence GTGCGGGAGATGGCGGTACCGGCGGTCGTGACCATCGGCGACGGCGACAGCCTCACCGACCCCGTCTGGTCCAACGCCGACCGGCATCCGGAGGCCGTGCAGTTCCTCCTCGACGACCGTCAGGTGACCTGTGCCCAGTTCCGGGACGAGGTCGTGGCGCTGGCCCGGGGGCTGATCGCGGCCGGCGTCGGCCCCGGCGACCGGGTCGGCCTGATGAGCCGGACCCGTTACGAGTGGACGCTCACCGACTACGCGATCTGGGCCGTCGGCGGGGTCACCGTCCCCATCTACGAGACCTCCAGCCCGGAACAGGTCCGCTGGATCCTCGCCGACTCCGGCGCGGTGGCCTGCGTCACCGAGTCCGCCGCGCACAGCGAGACCGTCCGGGAGGCCGCCCCGCTGCTGACCGAGGTCTGGCAGATCGACGCGGGTGCGCTCACCGAGGTGACCACACGCGGGTCAGCGGTCGAGCCGGGCGCGGTCGACGAGCGCCGGGCGGGCATCCGCGCCGACGACACCGCGACCATCATCTACACCAGTGGCACCACCGGCCGGCCCAAGGGCTGCGTCCTGAGCCACCGGAACATGCTCGCCGACATCGGCAACGCCGTGCCCGAGCTGAGCGTCCTGTTCCACGAGGGTTCGACGACCCTGCTGTTCCTGCCGCTGGCCCATGCGTTCGCCCGGCTGCTGCAGATCGGCGCGGTCTCGGCCCGGGTGCAGACCGCGTTCGCGCCCGACGTCAAGAACCTCGTCGCCGATCTGGCCCGCGTACGCCCGACCTTCGTGCTGGCCGTGCCCCGGGTCTTCGAGAAGGTCTACAACAGCGCCCGGCAGAAGGCGCACGGGGACGGCAAGGGGCGGATCTTCGACGCCGCCGAGGCCACCGCGATCGCGTACTCCCGGGCGATGGAGACCGGCGGTCCCGGCCTCGGGCTGAAGCTCAAGCACGCGCTCTTCGACCGGCTCGTCTACGGCAAGCTCCGGGCCGCGCTGGGGGGCCGGTGCACCGCCGCGATCTCCGGCGGCGCCCCACTCGGCGAGCGGCTGGGCCACTTCTACCGCGGCATCGGCCTGCTGGTGCTGGAGGGCTACGGGCTGACCGAGACCTCGCCTGCGATCACCTTCAACCGGGAGGGCGCGCAGAAGATCGGCACGGTCGGTCGGCCACTGCCCGGAGTGACCGTCCGGATCGCCGAGGACGGCGAGATCCTGGCCAAGGGCGACATCATCTTCCGCGAGTACTTCAACAACCCGGCCGCCACCGCCGAAGCCATTACCGACAGCTGGTTCCACACCGGCGACCTCGGCGAGCTGGACGACGAGGGCTACCTGCGGATCACCGGGCGCAAGAAGGAGATCCTCGTGACGGCGGGCGGCAAGAACGTCGCCCCGGCCGTGCTGGAGGATCGCGTACGCGCGCATCCGTTGGTCAGTCAGTGCGTGGTCGTCGGCGACCAGAAGCCCTTCATCGCGGCGCTCGTGACACTGGACGAGGAGTCGTTGCCCGACTGGCTCGCCGGGCAGGGCCGGGTGGCGGAGACCCTCGACGACCTGCGGGACGACCCGGCGGTCCGGGCCGCGATACAGTCTGCTGTGGACGATGCGAACAAGGCGGTCTCCAAGGCCGAGGCGATCCGCGTCTTCCGCATCCTGCCCCGTGACTTCACCGAGGCCACCGGCGAGCTGACCCCGTCCATGAAGGTCAAGCGCGCGGTCGTGATGAAGGAGTACGCCGACGAGATCGACGCCATTTACCTCCGCTGA
- a CDS encoding SRPBCC family protein: MADSSMQSIVIDATPGRIAEVICDFPAYPEWIPAMKRVEVLTEYEDGYAAEVTFALDAGVVSDEYTVLYEYAEDLTRIEWRLVQPSKMLKVQNGAYDLVDNEDGTTTVTYTLEVDLTMPVLGMFKRKAEKAIMDAALGGLKKRVESRG, encoded by the coding sequence ATGGCCGACTCTTCCATGCAGTCGATCGTGATCGACGCCACACCCGGCCGGATCGCCGAGGTGATCTGCGACTTCCCGGCGTACCCGGAGTGGATCCCGGCGATGAAACGAGTCGAGGTGCTCACCGAGTACGAGGACGGGTACGCCGCCGAGGTGACCTTCGCGCTCGACGCGGGCGTGGTCTCCGACGAGTACACCGTGCTCTACGAGTACGCCGAGGACCTGACCCGGATCGAATGGCGGCTGGTCCAGCCCTCCAAGATGCTGAAGGTGCAGAACGGCGCGTACGACCTCGTCGACAACGAGGACGGCACGACGACCGTGACCTACACCTTGGAGGTCGACCTCACGATGCCGGTGCTGGGCATGTTCAAGCGCAAGGCGGAGAAGGCGATCATGGACGCCGCGCTCGGCGGCCTGAAGAAGCGCGTCGAGAGCCGGGGGTGA
- a CDS encoding ROK family glucokinase produces the protein MGLTIGVDIGGTKVLGGVVDETGKVLATTRRPTPADDVARTRDVIVEVVRELAEDRQIEAVGIGAAGWIDADRSTVLFAPNLAWRDEPLREAVSAGTGLPVIVENDANVAAWAEFRYGAAEDAIDSMVLFTIGTGIGGGIVLGGRLIRGAHGIAAELGHVQAVPDGHPCGCGRHGCIEQYASGSALVRYAQTGVKDDTAAGAALLDKAAGDVGAINGPMVTDAALAGDALAIDAFRQVGTWLGVAMADMVQILDPQVIVIGGGVVEAGDLLMKPTLMSYQEQLAQRAKSPIAEVRPARMGNLAGIVGAADLARS, from the coding sequence GTGGGACTGACCATCGGCGTGGACATCGGCGGGACCAAGGTGCTCGGCGGCGTCGTCGACGAGACCGGCAAGGTGCTCGCGACGACTCGCCGTCCCACACCCGCCGACGACGTGGCGCGTACGCGGGACGTGATCGTCGAGGTCGTCCGGGAACTGGCCGAGGACCGCCAGATCGAGGCGGTCGGCATCGGCGCCGCCGGCTGGATCGACGCGGACCGCTCGACCGTGCTGTTCGCCCCGAACCTCGCCTGGCGCGACGAGCCGCTGCGCGAAGCGGTGAGCGCGGGCACCGGGCTCCCCGTCATCGTCGAGAACGACGCCAACGTGGCGGCCTGGGCTGAGTTCCGCTACGGCGCGGCCGAGGACGCCATCGACTCGATGGTGCTCTTCACCATCGGCACCGGTATCGGCGGCGGCATCGTCCTGGGCGGCCGGCTGATCCGCGGCGCGCACGGCATCGCCGCCGAACTCGGCCACGTGCAGGCGGTGCCGGACGGCCACCCGTGCGGCTGCGGCCGCCACGGCTGCATCGAGCAGTACGCCTCCGGCAGCGCCCTGGTCCGGTACGCCCAGACCGGCGTCAAGGACGACACCGCGGCCGGCGCCGCCCTGCTGGACAAGGCCGCGGGCGACGTCGGCGCGATCAACGGCCCGATGGTGACCGACGCCGCCCTGGCCGGCGACGCGCTCGCCATCGACGCCTTCCGGCAGGTCGGGACCTGGCTCGGCGTGGCGATGGCCGACATGGTCCAGATCCTCGACCCGCAGGTGATCGTGATCGGCGGCGGCGTCGTCGAGGCCGGCGACCTGCTCATGAAGCCGACCCTGATGTCCTATCAGGAGCAGCTGGCGCAGCGGGCCAAGTCGCCGATCGCCGAGGTACGCCCGGCGAGGATGGGCAACCTGGCCGGAATCGTCGGCGCGGCCGATTTGGCGCGAAGCTAG
- a CDS encoding endonuclease/exonuclease/phosphatase family protein, with protein sequence MAVDLRVVAYNIHSSRDDRDALAAVVRGLEPDVLIMQEGPRRFRWRTKAAALASSFGLVMVAGGQPALGNVILTSLRVRRRDSWEIRFPLKPGRHMRGAAFARCEVGGVSFTLAGSHLSTDDEERPSQAALLRDAVATIDGPVILGADLNDVPGSPSWDLAHQDLVDVGVEGGDTFSCAAPNRRIDTVAVSPSIGVKSYRVERGALTLRASDHFPLVADLVL encoded by the coding sequence ATGGCCGTCGATCTGCGCGTGGTCGCGTACAACATCCATTCGTCCCGGGACGATCGGGACGCGCTGGCCGCCGTCGTGCGCGGGCTGGAACCGGATGTCCTGATCATGCAGGAGGGACCGCGGCGCTTTCGCTGGCGCACGAAGGCCGCGGCGTTGGCGAGTTCGTTCGGGCTGGTGATGGTGGCGGGCGGCCAGCCCGCGCTCGGCAACGTCATCCTCACCAGCCTCCGCGTACGCCGCCGCGACTCGTGGGAGATCCGGTTCCCGCTGAAACCGGGGCGGCACATGCGTGGGGCGGCGTTCGCGCGCTGCGAGGTGGGCGGGGTGAGCTTCACCCTCGCCGGCTCGCATCTGTCCACTGACGACGAAGAGCGGCCGTCGCAGGCGGCGCTGTTGCGCGACGCCGTCGCCACGATCGACGGGCCGGTCATCCTGGGGGCCGACCTCAACGACGTGCCGGGCTCGCCCAGTTGGGACCTGGCCCATCAAGATCTGGTGGACGTCGGCGTGGAGGGCGGCGACACGTTCTCCTGCGCGGCACCGAACCGGCGGATCGACACCGTCGCGGTCAGCCCGTCGATCGGCGTGAAGTCCTACCGGGTGGAACGGGGAGCGCTGACGCTGCGGGCCTCCGACCACTTTCCGCTCGTCGCCGACCTTGTCCTGTGA